In one window of Larus michahellis chromosome 10, bLarMic1.1, whole genome shotgun sequence DNA:
- the SHISA5 gene encoding protein shisa-5 isoform X2 → MGFGTLVAIGVTVCAVIVITIILCLTCSCCCLYKACRRPRPVVTTTTSTTVVHSPYPQQQGVPPSYPVAPYQGYQPVAIQPQPGMPVAPYPVQYPPPYPMQPSGPPAYHETVAAGAGAPYPVSQPPYNPAYVDPQKPTY, encoded by the exons TTTTGGAACCCTTGTTGCGATTGGAGTTACTGTTTGTGCGGTGATTGTAATTACTATTATTCTATGCCTCACCTGTTCATGTTGCTGTTTGTATAAAGCATGTCGAAGACCACGCC cTGTTGTGACCACCACTACTTCCACTACAGTGGTTCACTCTCCCTATCCCCAACAACAAGGAGTGCCACCCAGCTACCCAGTAGCCCCATATCAAGGATATCAGCCTGTGGCTATCCAGCCACAACCGGGAATGCCAGTAGCACCATACCCTGTACAGTATCCTCCACCTTATCCCATGCAGCCATCAGGACCCCCAGCTTATCATGAAACAGTGGCAG ctggtgctggagcaCCTTACCCAGTCAGCCAGCCGCCTTACAACCCTGCTTATGTGGATCCTCAGAAACCCACCTATTGA